In Panicum virgatum strain AP13 chromosome 4N, P.virgatum_v5, whole genome shotgun sequence, a single window of DNA contains:
- the LOC120669107 gene encoding receptor-like protein 14: MGPPRPLLSSASAARANLALRHDGTGGGGISAAVTTNPSGLSAMPSHATAPCNGLRPHLLFAPQLLATPRTTAAAGPRADAARRAPHARGSPLAHAPSIRRRLAPAPSIRGADNSEKGRTRHSPRSACSWLAPDPHAAHLRRCRGTEAVDEGRCERRGGDAEGEERAEGVVLRTAVEERRLVRKDSVFGNLTNMRELNLRENDFNRDLPKTLLILPQIKILDLSWNSLVGGIPTSSSSDKEPASLEKCHMIFTFLTAFRYLRNIRELDLSSNQFSGNLSAFLFSLPHIERLDLSGNWFLGPIPLSPSSNLSSSLKSLRFSQNNLSGKLSFYWLRNLTKLEEVDLSGNTNLAVHVNIPGWVPPFQLKRLALSGCDLDRAIIEEPHFLPTQIYLEELDLSNNNLSGSMPNWLFTKEATLVNLDLGYNSLTGSLDPIGHPQTALQYMSISNNHITGQLPMGFGSMFPCLSTLDFRHNNFYGHIPMSLCHINRMRLLDLSNNNFSGELPACVFTDFPDMRIFSISNTQLEGTLPRLLSGSLLIISLHDNKLSGELDTSFWNLSRLAVLNLSGNRMTSNIHPKICNLTSIEILDLSDNNFSGPIPKCSSTYLSSLNLAGNSFSGDISRGLFSTPNLIILDMRYNKLTGNLSWLEDLDSITVLSLGWNEFEGQVTPNFSLYSLELVISAG; this comes from the exons ATGGGGCCGCCTCGTCCCCTGCTctcctcggcctcggcggcgcgcgcgaactTGGCGCTCCGCCATGacggcacgggcggcggcgggatctcggcggccGTCACCACCAACCCCTCTGGCCTAAGCGCGATGCCTTCCCACGCCACCGCACCCTGCAACGGGCTCCGCCCTCATCTGCTCTTCGCGCCGCAGCTGCTGGCCACACCGCGCACCACCGCAGCTGCTGGCCCCCGCGCcgacgccgctcgccgcgctccgcATGCTCGCGGATCGCCCCTGGCCCACGCGCCATCGATTCGGAGAAGGCTCGCACCGGCGCCATCGATTCGCGGCGCTGACAATTCTGAGAAGGGTCGCACTCGCCACTCGCCGCGCTCCGCATGCTCGTGGCTCGCCCCAGACCCGCACGCCGCCCACCTGCGCCGATGCCGCGGCACGGAGGCAGTCGACGAAGGCCGCTGCGAGCGCCGCGGTGGAGATGCCGAAGGCGAGGAGCGCGCGGAGGGGGTGGTGCTGCggacggcggtggaggagaggcGCCTGGTGCGGAAGGACTCAG TTTTTGGAAACCTCACGAACATGCGCGAACTGAATTTGAGAGAGAATGATTTCAACAGAGACCTCCCAAAGACTTTGCTTATACTTCCTCAAATTAAGATCCTAGATCTCTCATGGAATTCATTAGTAGGAGGTATTCCAACTAGTTCGTCTTCAGATAAAGAACCGGCTTCACTGGAA AAATGTCACATGATCTTCACATTTTTAACAGCATTTCGATACCTCAGAAACATACGGGAACTGGATTTGAGTTCAAATCAATTTAGCGGGAACCTTTCGGCATTCTTGTTTTCACTTCCACATATTGAACGGTTGGATCTCTCAGGAAACTGGTTTTTAGGACCTATCCCTTTAAGTCCCTCTTCAAATCTTTCTTCGTCTCTCAAGAGTCTTCGCTTTTCTCAGAATAATTTGAGCGGCAAACTATCATTCTATTGGCTGCGTAACCTCACTAAACTCGAAGAGGTTGACCTGTCTGGGAACACTAATTTAGCTGTTCATGTAAATATCCCTGGATGGGTACCTCCATTCCAACTGAAACGGCTAGCACTCTCTGGTTGTGATCTTGATAGAGCCATTATCGAAGAACCACACTTTCTACCCACGCAGATTTATTTGGAGGAGCTTGATTTGTCCAACAATAACTTGTCAGGAAGCATGCCAAACTGGCTGTTTACAAAGGAAGCAACTCTGGTTAACCTAGACCTTGGCTACAACTCGTTAACTGGATCGCTAGATCCAATAGGGCACCCCCAAACTGCTCTGCAATATATGTCCATATCTAACAACCATATAACAGGGCAGTTACCCATGGGCTTTGGCTCAATGTTTCCATGCTTGTCCACTCTTGATTTTCGTCACAATAACTTCTATGGACACATACCAATGTCATTGTGCCACATCAACCGCATGCGACTTCTGGACCTGTCTAACAACAATTTTTCTGGTGAACTGCCCGCTTGTGTGTTCACTGATTTTCCGGACATGCGGATCTTCAGTATCTCAAACACCCAGCTTGAAGGAACGCTGCCTCGTCTTTTATCAGGAAGCTTATTAATCATAAGTTTGCATGATAACAAGCTGTCTGGCGAACTTGACACTTCATTTTGGAATCTTTCTAGATTAGCAGTCTTAAATCTTTCTGGAAACCGTATGACTAGTAACATTCATCCAAAGATTTGCAACTTGACAAGCATTGAGATTCTGGATCTTTCAGATAACAACTTCAGCGGGCCAATACCAAAATGTAGCAGTACATATCTAAGTTCACTTAACCTGGCGGGGAATTCCTTTTCAGGAGATATCTCTCGTGGTCTTTTCAGCACACCAAACCTTATCATACTGGATATGAGATACAATAAGTTGACTGGTAACCTCAGCTGGTTAGAAGATcttgatagcatcactgtaCTCTCCTTGGGTTGGAATGAGTTTGAAGGGCAGGTCACTCCCAACTTTTCTCTATATTCATTAGAGTTAGTAATCTCAGCTGGTTAG
- the LOC120670085 gene encoding uncharacterized protein LOC120670085, with protein MSVSCGLEWVVCLGCTRWAWKRLTYIGAYDSETWPPATPGEFEPVPRLCRVVLANYDPDLSDPKFAPPGRGYAGVDPRGVVRRATYEDVGNRCPPYLIYVDEAHKEIVLAVRGLNLVRNADYKVLMDNKLGMQMFDGGYVHHGLLKAAQFILERETETLRDLLRRYGPEYKLIFTGHSLGSGIAALMTVLVVNNRKEFDNIPRSRIKCYALAPARCMSLNLAVKYADVINSVVLQDDFLPRTPTPLEYIFGSIFCLPCLLFLICLRDTFKQDKRKFKDPRRLYAPGRMYHIVERKFCRCGRFPPEVRTAIPVEGRFEHVVLSCSTTSDHAIAWIERESQKALELMMESENAMAPPPQQKMERLQSFEEEHKSALQRAKTLDVPHAADLSEEEILEDGSTAPPSDTHSETTTEPKSAGRTSWDALMEKLFTRDEDGKLVVKKDMAKEIVVE; from the exons aTGTCGGTGAGCTGCGGGCTGGAGTGGGTGGTGTGCCTGGGGTGCACGCGGTGGGCGTGGAAGCGGCTCACCTACATCGGCGCCTACGACAGCGAGacgtggccgccggcgacccccggcGAGTTCGAGCCCGTCCCGCGCCTCTGCCGCGTCGTGCTCGCCAACTACGACCCGGACCTCAGCGACCCCAAGTTCGCGCCGCCGGGCCGCGGGTACGCCGGCGTCGACCCCAGGGGCGTCGTCAGGCGCGCCACCTACGAGGACGTCGGCAACCGCTGCCCGCCCTACCTCATCTACGTCGACGAGGCGCACAAGGAGATCGTCCTCGCCGTGCGCGGCCTCAACCTCGTCCGCAACGCGGACTACAAG GTGCTCATGGACAACAAGCTGGGGATGCAGATGTTCGACGGCGGCTACGTGCACCACGGCCTCCTCAAGGCCGCCCAGTTCATCCTCGAGCGGGAGACGGAGACGCTGCGGGACCTGCTGCGCCGGTACGGCCCCGAGTACAAGCTCATCTTCACCGGTCACTCGCTCGGCTCCGGCATCGCCGCGCTCATGACCGTGCTCGTCGTCAACAACCGCAAGGAGTTCGACAACATACCCAGGAGCCGGATCAAGTGCTACGCGCTCGCGCCCGCCAGGTGTATGTCGCTCAATCTCGCCGTCAAGTACGCGGACGTCATCAACTCCGTCGTGCTGCAG GATGACTTTTTGCCAAGAACGCCAACACCACTTGAGTACATTTTTGGGTCTATATTCTG CTTGCCCTGCTTGCTATTCCTCATTTGCTTGAGAGATACATTTAAACAAGACAAGCGAAAATTCAAGGATCCAAGAAGATTGTATGCTCCTGGGCGAATGTATCATATCGTTGAGAGGAAATTTTGCAG ATGCGGAAGATTCCCACCTGAGGTCAGAACTGCAATTCCTGTGGAAGGACGATTTGAGCATGTTGTGCTATCATGCAGTACTACTTCTGATCATGCTATTGCTTGGATCGAGCGAGAATCACAAAAGGCTTTAGAG CTAATGATGGAAAGTGAGAATGCAATGGCTCCACCTCCGCAACAAAAGATGGAGAGGTTGCAAAGTTTTGAGGAGGAGCACAAGAGTGCCCTCCAGAGGGCAAAGACATTGGATGTTCCTCATGCTGCCGACCTGTCAGAAGAGGAAATTCTGGAGGATGGTAGCACTGCACCACCCTCTGATACTCATAGCGAGACAACTACGGAACCGAAATCTGCAGGAAGAACCAGCTGGGACGCACTGATGGAGAAGCTTTTCACCAGGGATGAAGATGGGAAGCTTGTCGTGAAGAAGGACATGGCAAAGGAGATTGTTGTTGAGTAA